AGCCCATGGCGGAAAGACCGCCTGAAATCAGCCAGTTCTGCCCCTTTTTCAGCTCAAACGCCTGTGACGCGACATTGCAAACGCTCCCTGTATCTACAACGATTGTGTCATGCTCCGGCACATGTGCCGAAAGCTTCTTCGTGAAAAAATAGCTGTTGATGCCGTCCTCCTCCGCATAGGAGGGAAGCACCACGGGATATTTCTTTTGATCGGCATGGATTTTTTCCACCCACGCCTTATGCTCCGTTTCTTCCGTCAAGACCTTTTCCATCGCAGGGAAAAAGTCCCTTAAATCCGCATGAACCGCAAGATCAACGGGAACATCTCTCCGCGCGAGTTCCGCCGCGTCAATATCGACCATTACTTTTTTCGCTTTTTCCGCAAACCGCTGAGGATAATAGCCCACTGTCGATACTGCGAGACGGCTGCCCAAGATAAGAAGGAAATCACAGTCCGAAACGGCAAAATGGCTGGGACGGTCGCCGTAGCTTCCCGGCCGGCCGGCAAAAAGCGGGTGATCCGACGGCATTGCGCCGATGCCGTCGCGCGAAACCGCTACGGGGATCTCCTGTCGCTCGGCAAGAGCGAGGAGCTCCTCCTGCGTCCGGCTGAGGAGGATGCCCTGTCCGGCAAGAATCAGCGGGCGTTGCGCCTTTTTTAGAAGCGCGGCGATCTCCTCGGCCGGGATTTCCGGTCTTTTTTCTTCTTGCGGAGAAAATCCCTCCATGTCTTCCGGCACCTGTCGGTTCTGGATATCGACCGGCACATCCAGCCAGACCGGCCCCTTCCGCCCGTGCGTCGCTTCATAATAGGCACGCTCAATATGATAGCGTGTTTCGGCAGGATCCGTGAGCATGACAAAATACTTGGTAATATCTTTCGTCATGTTCTCCAAACGGATGCTCTGCGTTCCCTTCTGGCGGATCCGCGTCTCTTCCTGATAGCGGCAAATGGGCGAGCTTGCCTGTCCTGAAAGAATGACAACGGGGGAGGAATCAACATATGCACCGGCAACGCCCGTTATGGCATTTGTCGCACCGGGGCCTATCGTGACGAGTGCGACCCCGGGCGCATCCGACAGACGCCCGACGGCATCGGCCGCCATCGCCGCCGCCTGCTCATGCTGGCAGCAGACAGGCAGAAGGTTTGTATTTCTCTTGAGCGCATCGGTCAAGAACATGGCGGAACTCCCTGACACCATGTGTACGGTTTTACAACCCTGTTTTTGCAAAAAATCAAATATGTATTCCGATACTGTCATATTCATTCTCCTCTTTCCATTCCACTGTCAAAGCATCAGCAACATGCCATCCTTCTTTACGAGCCTTTGGCAGATACGTGCTATGTCTTCTTCACCATTCTTCAAAGGACGACAAAACAGCACAAAATCAAACATTCGATCCTCGTAATATTCTTCTAAAAAAGACAGTCGATCTATTGTTACATGATCTGCAACTGTTCGCAAGTCGACATCATAGCGACTATCCTGTGCAAAGGCATAGGTCTCTACAGTGAAAATGCCCTGTCTATGATAGTAGTTCCTTAAATCGAGACATGGCGTTCCGCAGCACGGTTCAATAGCGAGAACCCGCTTTTCTCCTGCCGCTTCATCTCTCGCCACACGCCGTATATATCTTGCTACTGACAACGTATCCGAATCCGGGTCAATACCAAATTTCTCCTTGAACAACTGCTGCCCAAGAAGATATTTTTCCTGTGCTTCCTTGCTTCTTTCTCGTTCTTCAAGCAAATGATCATGATGAACAAATGCATCATGGCAGACCATAATCTTATAACCTGCACGCCGAAACCGTAGGCATAAGTCATCATCTCCATAATCATGCACGAAGTCCTCATCAAAAAGACCTGCCTTTTCAAAAGCACTTCGCCGCAGGAGTACTGCCTGTGGAGCTACTCGCATATGTATATCCCATAGAAGAGGATTACTTTTGTTGAAGACCCTCGCTTTTTCAATCATTTCCTCTTCGCTGGAAAATCCGCCTAAACTTTCTTCTTGCCCATGCCCCGTATTGGTAGATACAGGAGACGCAATCGCAATACAAGGGTCACTCTCAATGCAAATCAATAGATTCTCAAGCGCACCTGGCATTAGATACGAGTCATTCATCACATAGAGGACATATTTCGTATCCAACTGACGAATCACAGGATTCATCCCCTTGATACTCGTCTCATTCTTCTCAATCCGCATAATCTTCTTGCGTGGATGCTGCACTGTCCGATAGTAATTCAAGAGTTCGTCTGTCGGGGTCCCATTATCGGTCAGGATAAGCTGATACGGCACATCTCCCGCGTATTGAAGGATGTGTTCCACGCACTTCCTTGTCTTATCGACGCGCCCATAGGCATGAACGACGATGGTGAGCAATTCTTCCTCCGGCACATAGCGGAAAAGATTCGCTTCTCCCTTATCCTCAATCCACATATGACTTCCTCATTTCTTACGGTTTTATACGATTGACAGCTTCAATGGCAGCCTCATCCAGCACTACATCACCACATGCAAGAATTTCTTTGAGATGCTCCTCTTGCATAGTGCTAAAGAGGGCTATTCCGTCCAGGGGATTGCTCGTGATATATCCAAGAACAAACGCTGTTGGTCCCAAACCCATACGTTCAGCATAGGCACGGATATACTCCGCTTTCTTCCGATTTGTCGGTGTCTCGATCCTCTTCTTTAGCCCGGCATCCACAGCCTCTAAGCCATACAGCGCCGCTTTCTTAAAATATCCCTTGCACTGCGACGTATATGCCATTCCAATCAGTCCATGCTCTTGCATATAGCGATAAAGTTCTTCCGTCATATGCGTAGTCGTGGGGTCATTCCACATAGCATCCGTGTACTCGGCAAGCGACCACCATGTCTGGATAAAGGAAAACGTGCAAAGTCCGCGTTCCTTAGCGTAGCGGTTTGCCGCCATGATACGCTCCGGCCGCCAGTTGGCAACGCCGATAGCGGTTATTTTTCCATGCTCCATAAGCATCTGCATCGTCTCCATGATCTCCTCAACCGGGCGATCCGGCTCATCTCGGTGCAGGAGGTAAATGTCGATGTTATCCGTGCGCAAAGCCTCCATGCTTTCGATCAATTCCTGCCGCAGCGCCGGGAAAGAAAGATCGTAAAACCAAGTATGTCCTTCGTTGCGTACGCCTCCTTTCGTTGAGATGACCATATCCTCCCGATTGCCGCGCAAATCCATCCATTTCCCGATACAGACCTCACTCTTTCCTCTGCCGTCATCGACCCATTCGTAATAATTTCTTGCAGTATCAAGCAGTGTCCCCCCGCCGGCATAAAATCGGTCAAGTAGAGAAAAGGACAGCGTCTCATCCGCGATCGTCCCAAAGCGCGCTACGCCCATGCCAAGACGTGATATGCGTTTTCCGAAGCCTTCAGGCGTTAAATATTTCATAGCAGTCTCTCCTCCGGCACAACATACAGAACAGTTTCATGCACGCCCATATAACTTCGCAGAAAAAAACGCACACGAGGCATTTGGGCAAAAAGCAGCGGCAATTCCCAGAAATCCTCTATCTTGTGATAACAAGCCATAGCGAGTATCGGACGATTTTCTGCAATTAGCTGCTTCATCCCCTGCAGTACCTTTCGCTCCCAACCCTCAACATCAATTTTCATGAAAGTGGGCTGTTTTTCAAACGGAATCATGTCTAACGGAATGCATTCTGCTTCTATTTCTCCATCTGCCGCAATACACGCATTCATATCCCAATAGTTTTTTACACGAACCGTTCCACATTGTGCTCCTATTGCCTTTTCACAAAAAACAATGCGCCTATCCGTCGTTAAACGCACTTCATCTGAGACCGTAGGACATGGATCAAACAGGTAGAAATCTCGAAAAGGAATCGCTGCGTCCTGTACGGATTTTAGGAACTCCACACCGGGTCCTGCCCCGATATCACAGAACACCTCGTCCTCCCTGTAACTGATTTCCGGCAAAAGATATTGTTTGGATATCGGCTTCGCAGGCACGCCGAAAAACGATCGCCGTTCTAGTCCTTGGATGATTGCCCGGAAAACGTTCCTCGATTCCGTATCACAGAAGATCTCATCCGCACGAGCAATCTCTTTTTTCGCTCTCTGAAGTGCACATACATCTGCATAAAGAGGGATGATCTGGCCGGAAAAAATGGTTGCATTTTCCTCCTTATTTGCAAAATCGTATACTGGCTCTATGTTATGAAATCCCCTTGCACGGAGATCTGTACGAATATTCTCTGTTACCTGCGGGGATGCATGAGCGATGATGATCCGGCAGCCCTCGGCAAGATGCGGTTCAGGCTCTCTGACAGGAACGCCCATCCAGCGCCTGCCCTGTTTCTTTACATCCCGATCAAAAAGGCAGCGCGGACGGATACCGGCGGCCAAAAGAAGTTCTGTCACATGCAGTCCGAAAAAACCTGCGCCATACACGATACAGTCCAACTGCACCACCTCTTTTCCCGTCACATTCTATTCGCGTCTTTCATCCGGCGAATCCCTTCCGAAAAAGAGATCTTTGGCTGCCACGAGAAGATGCTTCCCGCTTTTCTGGATAGAAAGAGTGTATGCGGGATTTTTCCATCCGCGTACGGAACGGCTCCATAGCAGATTTCGCTGGAAGAGTTCGCAGCTTCTCGCATCTCCTCGACAAAATCCCGCAGACGTCGATGCTCCGTTGCAGCAAGGTTATAACAGCCATCGGACA
This portion of the Selenomonas sp. TAMA-11512 genome encodes:
- a CDS encoding thiamine pyrophosphate-binding protein: MNMTVSEYIFDFLQKQGCKTVHMVSGSSAMFLTDALKRNTNLLPVCCQHEQAAAMAADAVGRLSDAPGVALVTIGPGATNAITGVAGAYVDSSPVVILSGQASSPICRYQEETRIRQKGTQSIRLENMTKDITKYFVMLTDPAETRYHIERAYYEATHGRKGPVWLDVPVDIQNRQVPEDMEGFSPQEEKRPEIPAEEIAALLKKAQRPLILAGQGILLSRTQEELLALAERQEIPVAVSRDGIGAMPSDHPLFAGRPGSYGDRPSHFAVSDCDFLLILGSRLAVSTVGYYPQRFAEKAKKVMVDIDAAELARRDVPVDLAVHADLRDFFPAMEKVLTEETEHKAWVEKIHADQKKYPVVLPSYAEEDGINSYFFTKKLSAHVPEHDTIVVDTGSVCNVASQAFELKKGQNWLISGGLSAMGYWAASLGAASCGKETVALTGDGSAQMNIQEFATLSYYKLPVKVIVYNNHGYLLIRHNQHNYMDDRFLGVGPDSGVPAVDFCRVAAAYDLPAVCIAAKEEIDEKLEALFQIEGPAVCEVMVQEFGILAPRIASRVMPDGSLKAAEFDDLWPFLDHEETPEK
- a CDS encoding glycosyltransferase family 2 protein yields the protein MWIEDKGEANLFRYVPEEELLTIVVHAYGRVDKTRKCVEHILQYAGDVPYQLILTDNGTPTDELLNYYRTVQHPRKKIMRIEKNETSIKGMNPVIRQLDTKYVLYVMNDSYLMPGALENLLICIESDPCIAIASPVSTNTGHGQEESLGGFSSEEEMIEKARVFNKSNPLLWDIHMRVAPQAVLLRRSAFEKAGLFDEDFVHDYGDDDLCLRFRRAGYKIMVCHDAFVHHDHLLEERERSKEAQEKYLLGQQLFKEKFGIDPDSDTLSVARYIRRVARDEAAGEKRVLAIEPCCGTPCLDLRNYYHRQGIFTVETYAFAQDSRYDVDLRTVADHVTIDRLSFLEEYYEDRMFDFVLFCRPLKNGEEDIARICQRLVKKDGMLLML
- a CDS encoding aldo/keto reductase, whose product is MKYLTPEGFGKRISRLGMGVARFGTIADETLSFSLLDRFYAGGGTLLDTARNYYEWVDDGRGKSEVCIGKWMDLRGNREDMVISTKGGVRNEGHTWFYDLSFPALRQELIESMEALRTDNIDIYLLHRDEPDRPVEEIMETMQMLMEHGKITAIGVANWRPERIMAANRYAKERGLCTFSFIQTWWSLAEYTDAMWNDPTTTHMTEELYRYMQEHGLIGMAYTSQCKGYFKKAALYGLEAVDAGLKKRIETPTNRKKAEYIRAYAERMGLGPTAFVLGYITSNPLDGIALFSTMQEEHLKEILACGDVVLDEAAIEAVNRIKP
- a CDS encoding FkbM family methyltransferase encodes the protein MDCIVYGAGFFGLHVTELLLAAGIRPRCLFDRDVKKQGRRWMGVPVREPEPHLAEGCRIIIAHASPQVTENIRTDLRARGFHNIEPVYDFANKEENATIFSGQIIPLYADVCALQRAKKEIARADEIFCDTESRNVFRAIIQGLERRSFFGVPAKPISKQYLLPEISYREDEVFCDIGAGPGVEFLKSVQDAAIPFRDFYLFDPCPTVSDEVRLTTDRRIVFCEKAIGAQCGTVRVKNYWDMNACIAADGEIEAECIPLDMIPFEKQPTFMKIDVEGWERKVLQGMKQLIAENRPILAMACYHKIEDFWELPLLFAQMPRVRFFLRSYMGVHETVLYVVPEERLL